The following coding sequences lie in one Thermosulfuriphilus ammonigenes genomic window:
- a CDS encoding CBS domain-containing protein: MDIAKIKVSEVMSRGVVTVGLEARLEEILNQLLENKVHAVIVTAKDGEFMGVVSHSDIIETLARRGQKIFELTAEDIMCPKPYYVKGDASLKEAAVKMINNGVHRLIVFSSHMGRLLPVGILSAIDIVRVVSQ; encoded by the coding sequence ATGGACATCGCCAAAATCAAAGTCTCAGAGGTTATGAGTCGTGGGGTGGTAACCGTAGGGCTTGAGGCCCGTCTGGAGGAGATACTTAATCAACTTTTGGAGAACAAGGTCCACGCAGTAATTGTTACCGCCAAGGATGGGGAATTTATGGGGGTTGTTAGCCATTCGGACATAATCGAGACCCTGGCCCGTCGGGGCCAGAAGATCTTCGAACTTACCGCCGAGGATATCATGTGCCCCAAACCCTATTATGTGAAAGGAGATGCTTCTCTCAAAGAGGCAGCAGTAAAGATGATTAATAATGGTGTCCATCGTCTTATTGTCTTCTCCTCTCATATGGGACGCCTTCTCCCGGTGGGGATTCTCTCGGCCATCGATATTGTCAGGGTAGTCAGCCAGTAA
- the pabB gene encoding aminodeoxychorismate synthase component I, with amino-acid sequence MILGSSVKKFVFLDTARKDSENTQSLLFTNPIDEIWLRDLKDLRRLKEALNEGLFVAGYLKYELGYLLEPKLYSLLPKEEHLGWLGVFKAPEAISPGEVPWSKEETVEIDHLQANLSKQEYLSCIRKIKNYIAQGDTYQVNFTFKLKFSYRGSPFALYNRLRRQQPVAYAALINDGQGYCLSLSPELFFRMVPGEIWSRPMKGTAPRGRTLAEDELLRKSLASDPKNRAENVMIVDLIRNDLARICEPGSVYVPRLFEVERYRTVHQMTSTVWGKPEGRPDPEIVLKALFPCGSVTGAPKIRTMEIIAELEKEPRGIYTGAIGYFSPQGEACFNVAIRTVILREGRGEMGIGSGIVYDSDPPTEYEECLLKGRFLCERLPEFALIETILLEDGSFYLLENHLRRLRTSAAYFQFSLDEGSIRKDLSSLATSLGRGRFKVRLLLEEDGRHQLEASPLSHSPPVPLRFTLAPERVNSLDPFFYHKTTYRPLFNLWQKRLQKLGLDEVVFLNERGELTEGTIFNLFLELEDGMVTPALTSGLLPGTLREELLRKGICKERVLYPDDLRRAQRIFLGNSVRGLLRAEFVENGVG; translated from the coding sequence ATGATATTAGGCTCTTCCGTGAAGAAGTTTGTCTTTCTCGACACCGCAAGAAAAGATAGCGAAAATACCCAGAGTCTCCTTTTTACGAATCCCATAGATGAGATCTGGCTCCGAGACCTCAAGGATCTAAGACGCCTCAAAGAGGCCCTAAATGAAGGCCTCTTTGTCGCCGGATATCTGAAATACGAACTGGGATATCTCCTTGAGCCGAAACTTTACTCCTTGCTCCCTAAAGAAGAGCACTTAGGATGGCTGGGAGTCTTTAAAGCCCCCGAAGCCATCTCCCCCGGCGAAGTCCCCTGGTCGAAAGAAGAAACGGTAGAAATAGACCATCTTCAGGCCAACCTAAGCAAGCAGGAGTACCTTTCCTGCATAAGGAAGATCAAAAATTATATCGCTCAAGGCGACACTTATCAGGTAAACTTCACCTTTAAGCTTAAGTTTTCCTATCGGGGCTCTCCCTTCGCCCTTTATAACCGCCTGCGACGCCAGCAGCCTGTAGCCTACGCCGCCCTCATTAATGACGGACAGGGCTACTGTCTTTCTCTCTCTCCGGAACTTTTCTTCCGGATGGTCCCTGGAGAGATCTGGTCCCGGCCCATGAAAGGCACGGCCCCTCGGGGTAGGACTTTGGCCGAGGATGAGCTTCTCAGAAAGTCTCTGGCCTCTGACCCTAAAAATCGGGCCGAAAATGTGATGATCGTTGATCTTATAAGAAACGATCTCGCCCGTATCTGTGAGCCTGGAAGTGTCTATGTCCCCCGTCTCTTTGAGGTGGAACGTTACCGAACCGTTCATCAAATGACCTCCACTGTCTGGGGAAAGCCCGAAGGCCGGCCTGACCCCGAGATTGTCCTTAAGGCCCTTTTTCCCTGCGGTTCGGTTACCGGAGCTCCCAAGATCCGAACCATGGAAATTATTGCCGAACTCGAGAAAGAGCCCCGAGGAATCTATACCGGGGCCATAGGTTACTTCTCCCCCCAAGGAGAGGCCTGCTTTAACGTGGCCATCAGAACGGTAATCCTTCGGGAGGGTAGGGGGGAGATGGGAATTGGCAGCGGCATCGTCTATGATTCTGATCCTCCGACCGAATACGAAGAGTGTCTCTTAAAGGGGCGTTTCCTCTGTGAGAGGTTGCCAGAGTTTGCCCTCATAGAGACCATCCTTCTTGAAGACGGAAGTTTTTACCTTCTCGAAAACCACCTAAGGCGCCTTAGGACCTCGGCGGCCTATTTTCAGTTCTCCCTTGATGAAGGCTCTATTCGCAAGGATCTCTCGTCCCTGGCCACCTCCCTTGGACGTGGAAGATTCAAGGTGAGGCTCCTCCTTGAGGAAGACGGCCGTCACCAGCTCGAGGCCTCTCCCCTTAGTCATTCTCCCCCGGTTCCCCTACGTTTTACCCTGGCCCCAGAAAGGGTTAACTCCCTAGACCCCTTTTTCTACCATAAAACCACTTACCGGCCTCTTTTTAACCTCTGGCAGAAGAGGCTTCAGAAGCTGGGGCTTGACGAGGTGGTCTTTCTCAACGAGCGAGGGGAGCTCACCGAGGGCACTATTTTCAACCTCTTTTTGGAGCTTGAGGACGGGATGGTTACTCCGGCTCTTACCTCGGGACTCCTTCCGGGAACCCTAAGAGAGGAGCTTTTAAGAAAAGGAATCTGTAAGGAGAGGGTCCTTTACCCCGATGATCTTCGCCGGGCCCAGAGAATCTTTCTTGGCAACTCGGTAAGGGGACTTCTGAGGGCTGAATTTGTGGAAAATGGAGTAGGGTAA
- a CDS encoding HlyD family secretion protein, with protein MVLNRQNGQRLALFFLFAALIGVLVWAFVFIRHRMNYAVTNAVFVETNNIINLGFNRVSGRLLYLSKEEGDPVKKGEILAEIDPKDYQLRVERLSRELKALEKERSQKVIALNRLTKEVSLKEAMARAGLMSLKERLSAIRSRIEGLSAVVKQLTRDRDRFVSLYQARVVSKRRLEDIQTRLAQQEAERKALLARERALLAQIRAAEDKIRLTQAEKARVEEGRKALAALDERLASLRAQLLEAQRLVAYCRLKSPISGRVAKKYASAGDVLRPGAPVYALVNPRDVYILVLLEENKLQGIKIGAPARITIDAFPREVFQGVVSEILPTSAAKFALVPRDISAGEFTKVAQRIPIKIKITKGPVELLRIGLGGEVEIKRQP; from the coding sequence ATGGTCCTCAACCGGCAAAATGGCCAAAGGCTGGCCCTTTTTTTCCTCTTTGCGGCCCTGATTGGGGTGCTTGTTTGGGCCTTTGTCTTTATCCGCCACCGAATGAATTACGCGGTGACCAACGCCGTCTTCGTGGAGACCAACAATATCATTAACCTGGGGTTTAACCGGGTCTCAGGACGTCTTCTTTATCTGAGCAAAGAAGAGGGAGATCCGGTAAAAAAGGGAGAGATCCTGGCAGAAATCGACCCCAAAGACTATCAACTCAGAGTGGAGAGACTTAGCCGGGAGCTCAAGGCCCTTGAGAAGGAGCGAAGCCAGAAGGTTATTGCCCTTAACCGCTTAACAAAAGAGGTTTCCCTCAAGGAGGCCATGGCCAGGGCCGGTCTTATGTCTTTAAAAGAGAGGCTCTCGGCTATAAGGTCTCGGATAGAGGGCCTTTCAGCGGTGGTAAAGCAACTTACCCGAGACAGAGACCGTTTTGTCTCCCTTTATCAGGCCAGGGTGGTCTCAAAGCGGCGGCTTGAAGACATCCAAACTCGCCTGGCCCAGCAGGAGGCAGAAAGAAAGGCCCTATTGGCCCGCGAAAGGGCCCTTCTGGCCCAGATCAGGGCGGCCGAAGATAAAATCCGTCTGACCCAGGCGGAGAAGGCCCGAGTAGAGGAGGGGAGGAAGGCCCTGGCGGCCCTTGATGAGAGGCTGGCCTCCCTCAGGGCCCAGCTTCTTGAGGCCCAGCGCCTGGTAGCCTACTGTCGCCTTAAAAGCCCTATCTCTGGCCGGGTGGCCAAAAAGTACGCCAGTGCCGGAGATGTGCTTCGCCCTGGGGCTCCGGTGTATGCCTTGGTTAATCCCAGAGATGTCTACATCTTGGTGCTTCTTGAAGAGAACAAGCTCCAGGGGATCAAGATCGGGGCACCGGCCAGAATAACCATTGACGCCTTTCCCAGAGAAGTCTTTCAAGGGGTGGTCAGCGAGATCTTGCCCACTTCGGCGGCTAAGTTTGCCCTGGTCCCTCGGGATATCTCTGCCGGTGAGTTTACCAAGGTGGCCCAGAGGATCCCCATCAAAATTAAGATCACCAAAGGTCCGGTGGAGCTGCTCCGCATAGGTCTTGGAGGCGAGGTAGAGATCAAACGCCAGCCATGA
- a CDS encoding DHA2 family efflux MFS transporter permease subunit has product MNQQGVRPIYETISPALRALLTFVVMTGAFMAILDTTIVDVVIPKMMAPLATDLYGIQWVITAYMTAAAVGLLLIESLARVWGLKRLFLTGLATFTVSSALCGQAGSLPEMIVSRVVQGLGEAFIMASAQTILLSIYPPERRGLAMGIFSLGVSFAPALGPTLGGWLTEHLSWRWVFYVNLPVGSLNFLAGLALLPSALGRRGGFQFNFISYFFLAGFTVSLLILLSKGQQLGWFQADLIVYLGFGAAVLLILYLISELLSPRPLIDFYIFTLKEYGLSMGFYFFVLGFSMYQIFYLLPLYYEGLKQLTTFQTGLHMLAFAVFIGMFSPISGLLSDKIGPEKVLSLCLALYLFTAYFLVPSLNYYTPATRAALLTIPFGISLGTFFAPLTTLALRNLGEKTSLGVSLMHYLRFVGGSFGTAIATNTLKHRWALHYDEISALQNTTYLARFIEEGSQRLRAFFPETLATKKAKALMYHVQGLQSLSHAFQDTFRHSFYFALLGSAFLVTLIILKAKEGPPVSRRPRQVGS; this is encoded by the coding sequence ATGAACCAACAAGGGGTAAGGCCCATTTATGAGACCATTTCTCCCGCCCTAAGAGCCCTTTTGACCTTTGTGGTCATGACCGGGGCTTTTATGGCCATTTTGGATACCACCATTGTCGATGTAGTCATCCCCAAGATGATGGCCCCTTTGGCCACGGATCTCTATGGCATCCAGTGGGTGATCACCGCCTACATGACTGCCGCCGCCGTAGGCCTTCTTCTTATCGAATCTTTGGCCCGGGTCTGGGGTCTCAAAAGACTCTTTCTTACCGGATTAGCCACCTTCACCGTCTCTAGCGCCCTCTGTGGTCAGGCCGGCAGCCTCCCGGAGATGATAGTCTCCCGGGTGGTCCAGGGCCTGGGAGAGGCCTTCATTATGGCCTCAGCCCAAACCATTCTTCTCTCTATCTATCCCCCGGAGCGCCGGGGACTGGCCATGGGAATCTTCAGTCTCGGGGTAAGCTTCGCCCCGGCCCTGGGGCCCACCCTTGGAGGGTGGCTTACCGAACACCTCTCCTGGCGGTGGGTCTTTTATGTCAACCTGCCGGTGGGCAGTCTCAACTTTCTGGCCGGTCTGGCCCTTTTGCCTTCGGCCTTGGGCAGGAGGGGAGGCTTTCAGTTTAATTTCATAAGTTATTTTTTTCTGGCCGGCTTTACCGTCTCTCTGCTTATTCTTCTCTCCAAGGGCCAACAACTGGGGTGGTTTCAGGCCGACCTTATTGTTTACCTGGGGTTTGGGGCCGCCGTACTTCTTATTCTCTATCTCATATCCGAGCTTCTTTCACCAAGGCCTTTGATAGATTTTTATATCTTTACTCTAAAGGAGTATGGTCTTTCCATGGGGTTTTATTTCTTCGTTCTGGGCTTTTCCATGTATCAGATCTTCTATCTTCTGCCCCTTTATTACGAAGGCCTCAAACAACTGACCACCTTCCAGACCGGCCTTCATATGCTGGCCTTTGCTGTCTTTATCGGCATGTTTTCTCCCATCTCAGGCCTTCTGAGCGACAAGATTGGTCCGGAAAAGGTTCTAAGCCTCTGCCTGGCCCTTTACCTTTTTACCGCCTATTTTCTTGTTCCTTCTCTCAACTACTACACCCCGGCCACCAGGGCGGCCCTTCTGACCATCCCCTTTGGCATCTCCCTGGGGACCTTCTTTGCTCCCCTTACCACTTTGGCTCTGAGGAATCTGGGAGAGAAGACCAGCCTAGGGGTCAGTCTCATGCATTATTTACGTTTTGTCGGTGGATCATTTGGCACAGCCATTGCCACCAATACCCTCAAGCATCGCTGGGCCCTTCACTATGACGAGATAAGCGCCCTTCAGAATACCACTTATCTAGCCAGGTTCATTGAAGAGGGGAGCCAGCGGCTCAGGGCCTTCTTTCCTGAGACCCTGGCCACAAAAAAGGCCAAGGCCCTGATGTATCATGTTCAGGGGCTTCAGAGTCTAAGTCACGCCTTCCAGGACACCTTCAGGCACAGTTTTTATTTTGCCCTTCTGGGAAGTGCCTTTTTAGTGACCCTGATCATCCTAAAGGCTAAAGAGGGGCCGCCTGTCTCCAGGCGACCCCGGCAGGTGGGGAGCTAA
- a CDS encoding methyl-accepting chemotaxis protein, whose protein sequence is MSSSKMNVFKKLLENFKIKYTLAGLILYFSLMLVLVGALAVSSTRSMNRTVTTIVQGNIPLMALMTGIESLLANQKVQTGLTTADTSGAVFFENSRQIRRLLDETEGLLEKYDRLSDLEDGLLHQAKGIVKDFRGVYSRYDQEARTYFKALGEEGQEEASGLREGLKEPASRLDSLATEFKAIVEKLNQDASLLARRQNEKILKDLIVSLGAIVLIGALGGLAVFFGISGKLGEVTGRVREVATGEADLTKRIPVRGKTELDELASLVNSFIQRIQELIKEARGAGERVAEEVVQLSSLAQQLASTAVEGQAQSEEVSRAAQAVGEQVQSVAAAMEEMTATISEISQHTTSASQKAQDAREESAQALNAVEGLNSASRKIGEISKLIGDIAQQTNLLALNATIEAARAGEAGKGFAVVAGEVKDLAQQTEKLVKEIETAVSTLLGRVEEVSSATSRNAEVIESVTELANNVAAAVEEQTAVVNEVSRNAQTVASHASDLVHQSQGITEASSQTAQGSEMAQKTASQLKEQAVKLREILGSFVV, encoded by the coding sequence ATGAGTAGTAGCAAGATGAACGTTTTTAAGAAACTTCTTGAGAATTTTAAGATTAAATACACTCTAGCCGGACTAATCTTATATTTTTCTTTGATGCTGGTCTTGGTTGGGGCCCTGGCAGTTTCAAGCACCCGTTCCATGAATCGCACCGTGACCACCATTGTTCAGGGAAATATTCCTCTTATGGCCCTTATGACCGGGATCGAGAGCCTCCTGGCCAATCAGAAAGTCCAGACCGGTCTGACCACCGCTGATACCAGCGGTGCCGTTTTTTTCGAAAACTCCCGCCAGATTCGCCGCCTGCTCGATGAGACCGAGGGGCTGCTTGAGAAGTATGACCGTCTCTCGGATCTCGAAGACGGGCTTCTCCATCAGGCCAAGGGGATCGTCAAAGACTTTCGGGGCGTATACTCTCGCTATGATCAGGAGGCTCGCACCTATTTTAAGGCCCTGGGAGAAGAGGGGCAGGAAGAGGCCAGTGGTCTTAGAGAGGGCCTAAAAGAGCCGGCCTCAAGGCTTGACTCCCTGGCCACAGAGTTTAAGGCCATCGTCGAAAAGCTCAACCAGGATGCCTCTCTTCTGGCCCGCCGCCAGAATGAAAAGATCCTTAAAGATCTCATTGTCTCTCTGGGAGCCATTGTCCTTATCGGGGCCTTAGGAGGGCTGGCTGTTTTCTTTGGCATAAGCGGCAAGCTCGGTGAGGTTACCGGCCGGGTGCGGGAGGTGGCCACCGGGGAGGCCGATCTTACCAAGAGGATTCCTGTCCGGGGGAAGACCGAGCTTGACGAGCTGGCCAGCCTGGTTAACTCCTTCATCCAGCGTATTCAGGAGCTTATTAAAGAGGCCCGGGGTGCTGGAGAACGGGTGGCCGAGGAGGTGGTCCAACTGAGTAGCTTGGCCCAGCAGCTGGCCAGCACGGCTGTGGAGGGCCAGGCCCAGTCAGAAGAAGTCTCCCGGGCGGCCCAGGCCGTAGGCGAACAAGTCCAAAGCGTGGCGGCGGCCATGGAGGAGATGACAGCGACCATCTCCGAGATTTCCCAGCACACAACTTCGGCCAGTCAGAAGGCCCAGGACGCCCGAGAAGAGTCGGCCCAGGCCTTAAATGCCGTAGAAGGACTAAACAGCGCTTCCCGGAAGATCGGTGAGATAAGCAAACTCATCGGTGACATCGCCCAGCAGACAAATCTTTTGGCTTTAAATGCTACCATTGAGGCCGCCCGGGCTGGAGAGGCCGGCAAGGGCTTTGCCGTGGTCGCCGGCGAGGTCAAGGATCTGGCTCAGCAGACAGAAAAACTGGTCAAAGAGATCGAGACCGCGGTAAGCACCCTTCTTGGCCGGGTGGAGGAAGTCTCTTCTGCTACCTCCCGCAACGCCGAGGTCATTGAATCCGTTACCGAACTGGCTAACAACGTGGCCGCCGCCGTCGAGGAGCAAACAGCGGTAGTCAATGAGGTCAGCCGGAACGCCCAGACCGTGGCCAGCCATGCTTCTGATCTTGTTCATCAGAGTCAGGGGATTACGGAGGCCAGCTCTCAGACAGCCCAAGGCTCGGAGATGGCCCAGAAGACAGCTAGCCAGCTAAAGGAGCAGGCTGTAAAGCTGAGAGAAATTTTGGGTTCATTCGTTGTTTAG
- a CDS encoding GAF domain-containing protein, whose product MLFVDDDHLPLVESFFKERRAKLPLVALFSDQQRKSPPSGLISEIFFLNEDSEKLIYRLRRFLHLARWITRLQETQQMFAALTDQSLVGIYLFDGQRYLYVNRAMSTITGYPEEEILGHLRPLDLVHPDDRPLVEKMIRARLEGKMEAVRYTVRGLRKDGQVVYVEVFSRRIDYSGRPAILGALVDVTEKVQIQHRLQRSNRALRVLNLCNQAVIKAREESWLLKEVCRLLVEEGGYRLAWVGYKQDDPNKTVQPVAQAGYEEGYLESVWISWGENPYGRGPTGEAIRQGRPVVNQDILSNPLYTPWRKEAQKRGYASSVALPLVGNGQILGALNVYAADPQAFDEEEVHLLESLARNLAHGILSLRARAEQKRARRILEIQTRQQKAVAALGQLALRIRDLDTLFLEALKTLLEIIEVDYAKVLELLPDGQELLLRCGLGWKDGLVGRARVPADIGSQAGYTLISKGPVVVEDFKQERRFKPPQLLIDHKVRSGISVIIGPVDKPYGVLGVHCRRPKSFSPDDVSFFQAIANILAEAIEREGARGALEAHAQRLEVLHQIERLILEARSLEDIAQVALPRVCQLTSAQKGALFHLPREGTIRGLTIHTCGKPEPDRDWMASLPLAEEDLKSLTRFKMVNDLKDHNPLSAFEARLRDEGVRSYVNIPLYVAERPIGLLHLSSEKPGFLASESLEIAREVADILAIAFQQAELNEQIRRHAKELEQKVAERTKSLRETAQRLREANKELEAFAYSVSHDLRAPLRAMEGFAQALLEDYGHLLDSTGQDYARRIVAAAETMDNLIQDLLDYSRLLRQEIRPRKVNLDDVIDQVLAQLAGEIETSKAKVEVRRPLGLVLGQPSVLVQIFSNLLSNALKFVPPEVPPEVTIRTEDLGERLKIWVEDNGIGIAPEYQEQIFRIFERLHGVESYPGTGIGLAIVKKGVDRLGGRTGVVSWPGKGSKFWIELKKGESR is encoded by the coding sequence TTGCTTTTCGTAGATGATGACCACCTCCCTCTGGTGGAATCCTTCTTTAAGGAGAGGAGGGCTAAGCTTCCCCTAGTGGCCCTCTTTAGCGACCAGCAGAGGAAGAGCCCCCCTTCTGGGCTTATCTCAGAGATTTTCTTCCTCAATGAGGACTCAGAGAAACTGATCTATCGTCTAAGACGCTTTCTTCATTTGGCCCGCTGGATAACAAGACTTCAAGAAACCCAGCAGATGTTTGCCGCCCTTACCGACCAATCCTTGGTGGGGATATACCTTTTTGATGGCCAGCGTTATCTCTATGTCAATCGGGCCATGAGTACCATTACCGGGTACCCCGAAGAGGAGATCCTTGGCCACTTAAGGCCCCTTGATCTCGTCCACCCTGATGATCGGCCTCTGGTGGAAAAGATGATCCGGGCCCGACTGGAGGGCAAAATGGAGGCTGTCCGCTACACTGTTCGGGGGCTCCGCAAAGATGGCCAGGTGGTCTATGTGGAGGTCTTCAGCCGCCGAATAGACTACTCCGGCCGGCCGGCCATCCTTGGGGCCTTAGTGGACGTGACCGAAAAGGTCCAGATCCAGCACAGGCTCCAGAGAAGCAACCGGGCCTTAAGGGTCCTTAATCTCTGCAACCAAGCCGTTATCAAGGCCCGAGAAGAGAGTTGGCTCCTCAAGGAGGTCTGTCGTCTCCTGGTGGAGGAGGGCGGATACCGTCTGGCCTGGGTAGGTTACAAGCAGGATGATCCCAACAAGACTGTTCAGCCCGTAGCTCAGGCCGGCTATGAGGAAGGCTACCTGGAATCAGTGTGGATCTCCTGGGGGGAAAACCCTTACGGCCGGGGGCCTACTGGAGAGGCCATCCGCCAGGGCCGACCGGTAGTAAATCAGGATATTCTCTCCAACCCTCTTTATACGCCCTGGAGAAAAGAGGCCCAAAAGCGGGGATACGCCTCCTCGGTGGCCCTGCCTCTGGTAGGAAACGGTCAGATCTTGGGGGCCCTGAACGTCTATGCCGCCGACCCCCAGGCCTTTGATGAAGAAGAAGTTCACCTCCTTGAAAGTTTAGCTCGAAATCTGGCCCACGGAATCCTGTCTCTCAGGGCCCGGGCTGAGCAGAAAAGGGCCCGCCGGATTTTAGAGATCCAAACTCGACAGCAGAAGGCCGTGGCCGCCCTTGGTCAACTGGCCTTAAGGATCAGGGACCTTGACACCCTTTTTCTGGAAGCCCTCAAGACCCTGCTGGAGATCATCGAGGTGGATTACGCCAAGGTTCTTGAACTTCTGCCCGACGGCCAGGAACTTCTCCTTCGCTGTGGCCTTGGCTGGAAAGATGGCCTGGTGGGCCGGGCCCGGGTGCCAGCGGATATCGGTTCCCAGGCCGGCTATACCCTGATCTCTAAGGGCCCGGTAGTGGTTGAGGATTTTAAGCAGGAGAGACGCTTTAAGCCCCCTCAGCTCCTCATAGACCATAAGGTCCGAAGCGGCATAAGCGTCATCATTGGCCCTGTGGACAAACCCTACGGTGTCCTCGGAGTCCATTGCCGCCGCCCCAAGTCTTTCAGCCCCGATGATGTAAGCTTCTTTCAGGCCATAGCCAATATCCTGGCCGAGGCCATCGAGCGAGAAGGGGCCCGAGGGGCCCTTGAGGCCCACGCCCAGAGACTGGAGGTCCTCCACCAGATAGAAAGGTTGATCCTGGAGGCCCGTTCTCTGGAAGATATCGCTCAGGTAGCCCTTCCAAGGGTCTGCCAACTAACTTCAGCCCAGAAGGGGGCCCTCTTTCATCTGCCCCGAGAAGGGACAATCCGGGGCCTGACTATTCACACCTGCGGCAAACCCGAACCAGACAGGGACTGGATGGCTTCTCTCCCCCTGGCAGAAGAAGACCTAAAGTCCCTGACTCGGTTTAAGATGGTCAACGACCTTAAAGACCACAACCCCCTTTCTGCTTTTGAAGCAAGGCTTAGGGACGAAGGGGTTCGTTCCTATGTCAACATTCCCCTCTATGTAGCCGAAAGGCCCATCGGTCTGCTTCATCTGAGTTCAGAGAAACCGGGATTTTTGGCCTCTGAGAGCCTAGAGATCGCCCGGGAGGTGGCTGATATTTTGGCCATCGCCTTTCAGCAGGCCGAGCTCAACGAACAGATCCGTCGCCACGCTAAGGAGCTGGAGCAAAAGGTGGCCGAAAGAACGAAAAGCCTACGAGAGACGGCCCAAAGGCTCCGGGAGGCCAACAAGGAGCTTGAGGCCTTTGCTTACTCCGTCTCTCACGACCTTCGGGCTCCTCTGAGGGCCATGGAGGGCTTTGCCCAGGCCCTCCTTGAAGACTACGGTCATCTGCTTGACTCTACCGGCCAGGATTACGCCCGCCGGATTGTGGCCGCGGCCGAGACCATGGACAACCTCATCCAGGATCTTTTGGATTACAGCCGTCTTCTTCGTCAGGAGATAAGGCCCCGGAAGGTTAATCTTGACGACGTCATCGATCAGGTTCTGGCCCAGCTGGCCGGAGAAATCGAGACCTCTAAAGCCAAGGTCGAGGTCAGACGCCCTCTGGGGCTAGTCCTGGGACAACCGTCAGTGCTCGTTCAGATATTTAGCAACCTTCTGAGCAACGCCCTGAAATTTGTCCCCCCGGAAGTGCCGCCGGAGGTCACTATCCGCACCGAAGACTTAGGAGAAAGACTTAAAATCTGGGTGGAGGACAACGGCATCGGAATCGCCCCTGAGTATCAGGAGCAGATATTCCGTATCTTTGAACGCCTCCACGGAGTGGAGAGCTATCCGGGCACTGGAATTGGCCTGGCCATCGTTAAAAAGGGGGTGGATCGCCTCGGTGGCCGAACCGGGGTGGTCTCCTGGCCCGGGAAGGGAAGTAAGTTTTGGATCGAGTTAAAGAAAGGAGAGTCTCGATGA
- a CDS encoding response regulator — MIPSSLILLVEDDPNDVILIKRAFDRARIANPIQVAQDGEEAIAYLAGSEPYHDRSLYPLPMLVLLDLKMPRKSGFDVLAWIRAQEVLRRLPVVVLTSSKDTPDINRAYDLGANSYLVKPVAFEALIEMVKTLGLYWLILNQKPTLTPPE; from the coding sequence ATGATTCCTTCTTCCCTCATTCTCCTGGTAGAAGATGATCCCAATGACGTCATCCTCATCAAAAGGGCCTTTGATCGGGCTAGAATCGCCAATCCTATTCAGGTGGCCCAGGACGGAGAAGAGGCTATAGCCTATCTTGCCGGATCTGAACCCTACCACGATCGAAGTCTCTACCCCCTGCCTATGCTCGTTCTCCTGGATCTCAAGATGCCCCGTAAGTCGGGCTTTGATGTCCTGGCCTGGATCCGGGCCCAGGAAGTACTCCGCAGGCTTCCGGTAGTGGTCTTGACCTCTTCTAAAGATACCCCTGATATCAACCGAGCTTATGATTTAGGGGCCAATTCATATTTGGTAAAACCGGTGGCCTTTGAGGCCCTGATCGAGATGGTCAAGACCTTAGGGCTTTACTGGCTGATACTTAATCAGAAACCCACCTTAACTCCCCCTGAGTAG